Genomic window (Pyrus communis chromosome 13, drPyrComm1.1, whole genome shotgun sequence):
taaaatagtaaGTTAACACACTCATTGGAATAAAAGAAATATGACATCACTTTCAAATTGCCATATCATCcttcaaattaaattttgacaaTTCATATTTGAGCCTTTTCGAAGGTGTCAAATATtgaacatcaaatttcaatttggtGATCTACATGTTAAATTTACACTCCAACCAATGTgtctaattattattttatattttaatatattaatttttcaaatcatAGAAATGccaaaagaaatataaatagCTACACTTATACGAATGAGGATCGTAGAGATCctcaaatcgtgtccgttcatcatacattgtgcGATAAGCTTTCATTAGATactgttcatatttaattttaaataaaagtaaataatttatgaacgtataatgtacgataaacataCATGATTTGAGAATCCTTAAgttcctcacaaagaggatccgaagaggatcatCATCTCACGTATACCAACCATTCACTGCATGGCTAGTCcaaaagtttttataaaaaaataaagcaattaAAATAATCAAAGTCTCACCTACATATAATTCtgacatatctctaattaaaataaaaataataaataaataaataacttctCACTCCCAcgttctctatcactctcttcctctctccttctatttcaaaaaaataaaataaaataaaatctcacattttgtgtgtgcccatatgctagtaataataatgataatgataatattaataataatagtaataatattaatattttgcaaatgGCAAGGATACCCctacatattttacaaaattataatatttgCTTCTACATTATTGtctttaataattattatatcacattaaataccaTATCATTTTTAGGCATTTAATATATTcacatcaatttatataaaagcaCAGCAATATTTACCAAGCACTCAgacactgttttttttttttttttttattgttaaaaacacttttacaaaaaaaaatgtttaccaaatactcaacaactttattttacagatgtttattctcacaacacagcataagcagtttttttttttttttaaaacacagtaataccaaactagccctaaatGGAAAACCTTACACAAGGGCCCCTGAAAATAACTTTGATGGTTCAGTTATGAACTCCGCAACTAcaattggttttataattaGGAACGAAGATGAAACTTCGATTGTGGTTGGAGCTCGTTGTCTGGGGCATAACACAATCTTCATTACTGAAGGTTTTGCCTTGACAGACGCTCTTTGGATGGCAAACGGAAGAAGTTTTAGACGGGTCTGTGTAGAGACTAGTACATGGTTTCAATTTAATGGTTTTTATATTTGGGATAGGTCGTTGCATGTTGTgtaaaaaaggttttttttttaatttttttagtattatTGTATTGGGATTGGTTGTGACCGTAATCATTCTATCTAATTTAGTATCttctttcattaaaaaaaaaaattggactaaGATGAAAAAGCTTGCATATTGCGATGGAGTAATTTAGTTAAGTGAAGAAAGATATATCCTCAATTGTAGCAtacaacaaataaaacatatcGTGAAGTTGAGTGGAGAGCAATTCAAGAGgcgtaaaacaaaaaaattcagcCCTTGCATATTTGTGCTCCAACCTCTGATTTGGACCCGCAACACATTGTTTCAAGGAGAACAACATCGAGAGCTAAAATTTTGTTCTGACGATGTATtggaaattttatattttgtgtttttctagAGCTTGAAGTAGGTTATAAAAGAAAGTGCAACAACAAAAGTACGTAAGGAGAGATTGAGACATGCTCATTATCGCGTTACAACCGATATAAAAAGTTTTGAAGGTGCACAGGGTACATCTAagtgttccttttttttttttttttttttgaacaaaagggTACATCTAAGTGTTAGGTTGGGAGTAATCAAATAATTTGGTTACTATTGAAAACCAAAGGAGGGGGCCATGGATTGAGTAAACAATTAAACAAGCAACACAAAGGGAGACCAACCATGTGGTGCTTGTACAATGTCCTTTCTCCATTAACTTTCACTAGTAGTCGGAttatatgaaattgttgttgatgattgaattattacttaaatattaattaacgtacttattttttattagtaacttatcacataatttacaaatttaatctacaaattgATGAGCACGCATTACTCAAAAAAACTAGCCTATGATACCATTCAATTGTGCTGACCATGACAGCCTGGCATGTAGGTGAGCTCATTACATTGCACCACTATTTTAAGTCACTCCGAGTTTAAAGGAGAGGTGAACCATTAATaaggagagtgagagagaccAATTTAATGAGAAGTTTTATCAGTATGATTTATGTGACATCGctatgtagtttttttttttttttttttaagtacattgatatttttataatagggagagggagagtttgGTTTAGTCATACAATggacaacttaatttggtatcaaattcgtcatccacgagatttgaacttaaaacatctcacttccaagtaaagaggaatataaccaaaccgtagtactaagtgatcgGTATATGATATCATGTATCAAGTATACTCATATTAGCATATTTAATAGAGATGAAAGCTATTTTGGAATGGGCATTTTATATTCTTACTGTCTGAAAATTCTCTAAAAGCTAGTACGTAATTATCTTGGTCCAAATATGCAAGTAAAAATACAAAtctactccttttttttttttatttgctagTATCTTTGCATATTTGTATTAACTGTAATactcatattataacacgtCAACTAATAACAACATGCGACGCGACGGTGTGACTATCACATTTAAAAATTTCTCTAAGGTCACCTCAAATGtgatttgatattaatttttttctttgacaCAGTGCATCTTCATCTCCAAAGTACCTTCTCTCAGATTAAATGGGCCTACCCCAATTGCCTTCCTGGCTGAAATAGTCCccctagaagaaaaaaaaagaggtagaAAGAAAGCAGCAGCAAAAAAAGGAATTTAAGAAGGAAAAAGACcacacaaaagaaaagaagatagGTAGGAGGAGATGTTCATGATGATGGGCACCAGTACTACTACTACTCCTAGCCCAGAAAATATCAGAAATATTGAAACCACCACCTCCACTTTCCCAACCTGGAAACTTTACGAAAACCCTTCATATAATTCTCAAAAACTTCATCAAAATCCACTCCCACGACAACAAAACCAGCAGCAGCAGTGCCGAAACTTTAGCAACAAGCAACAAGAAGTCCACCACTGTCTGCACCTCCCCATCTCCGCCCGCAAGCTCGCCGCTTCCTTCTGGGATCTCACCTCCTTCAAGCCGGCAATGGAGTCCGAGATGGATTACACGCGAGCCCAGATCACCGAAATGAAAGCGAAGCTCAAATACGAGCGAAAAGCGCGCAAGAAGGTGGAGAGTTCAAACAAGATGCTGGCAAAAGAGTTGGGGGAGGAGAGAAGGTTGAGAGAAGCGATTGAGAGGGTTTGCGAGGAGCTTGCCAGAGAGATTTCTTTCGGGAAGTCGGAGATCATTAGGAACAGGAAAGAGATCGAGGAGGAGAGGAAAATGCTTCGAATGGTGGAGATGCTGAGAGAGGAGAGGCTTCAGATGAAGCTCACCGAGGCGAGGCTTCTGTTCGAAGAGAAGGTGTTAGAACTGGAGGGGTGTAAACAAATGTTAAGCGCCGCAGAGAACTCACATTTCAAGATCAAACACAAGAGTGAGGACGCTAATGTTGCTAGTTTTAATAATTCGAGTGAAAAGTCTGGTGCTTTTAGTGGTGATCGAAACAATGACTCTGTTTCCAGTTTTTCTACTGCCACTTCAAGGGAAGTGCTTTTGGGTGAGAAAGCAGCTTTTAGTGAAAACAGTGGAGGTTTTTCATCAATGGCGGTTCAGAAAAGATCCTCACCAGAACCAGAAAATCCTCACATAAAGAGAGGGATCAAAGGATTTGTTGAATTCCCAAGAGTTGTCAGAGCAATTGGATCAAAAAGTAGGCATTGGGGTACAAAGCTGGAATGCCAAAAAGCTCAGCTCAGAATTCTGATGAAGCAAAAGAGCCCCATTAGATCCAATAGTTTCATTATTAGTTGAAAGATCATAATGTGAAATGGAAAATCGGCCAAAATAAtcgttttttaaattttaattgctGGAAATGATTAGTTTCTCAGTATGTCTCAATATGTCGTCCATATCTATTCGTTTTGCCATCCATTTTTATGGTTATGCCGTTGATCAATCCAGCAATTAAGATTTGATTTCTGATTGCTTTAGCCAATTTCTCATGTTAATTTATTCTTGATTATCTTTTTCTTATGTGGATTGTTGAAAGAGTGGTATGATTTTGTGCTTATTGTACATTTTATTGTATGATGAAattaatcagaaaaaaaaagtcTTGCTTTGGATCTGATCCAATCTTCAAAAGTTTTGTAGACTCCTATAGTAAATGTGTGATGCTTTTGACTTGTGACGAACACATGCACATGCTTCAATTTTAGTCCACTCAAGTGTGTGTTTGTACatttttgagttttgaagaCACCTACACATGCACTGATATGCACAagcttcattttttatttcactTGAGACTCTCAATTTTTAGTACATGAATAATTATATGGTTTATAAAACAGATTATATGGAAATGTTTTAGGTCTTGGATTTAAGAGAGGTGGAAAGTGCCCGAGGGGTTACATAGAAACAGCGGCAATGGCAGCACGTTATTCTGCAGAGTGATGCGTTACAAGTGGTTCAAGCTATTAGCAGTCCTAGCTGTGGATTTTCTGCCATTGGTTTATTAATTGAGGATGTCAAAATTAACTTGCGGAACTTCTTTACTGTGAGTGTAAGTCACATATGTAGATCCGTCACTTTAGCGGTGTATAGATTGGCTAAATTGACCTTAATTTCTACCGTTTCTAATCATTGGTTTGAGGTGCCTCCGACTCCTAATCAGGATGCCATCCTTCTTGATTGAATTCGCTTCATtaatattttgaataaaatcgctatcatctcttaaaaaaaaaaaaaaaaaaaaaaaaaaaaacagttggtTTGCTTTCCCGAAGGGGACCGTGCACCGCCCTTACCAGAAGGAAAGGACCACAGCTATGGTATATGATATgcccaaaaatttcaaattagtcATAAAAAAATATACCAGTGGTTAATGTGAGTATTAGGCACGGCCGAGCCTTTTACCCACCATATATATAGTtaatattatgattaatttgaaattatttttaaaatgactaaaagcgttttttgtgaaaaagttttcaaaatcaatcgttaataaaaatgcaagtgaatcctaaaaaaaaaaaaaaaaaaaacacttgaagtgcttcctacaaGAAGCACTTAATTGGTGTTTCGTGCATGAAACATTTAAATGCAAACGAGCCGTTAGTGATTATTGTCAATTTTTCTCCTAGtaaatgagaaaaaaataacTGTCGTCTATTGGTTGTGTCTATATAATGTAACAGATGAGGGTTAATCTTTGTTAGATTATCATTTTGGGAAGGGAAGATTCTATGATGCTTAAAGGTGATTACCATCCAATTAAACAGATTTGTGGGAAGCAGAAAAGGTATTTAACATGTATGATTAAAAACCATTCACTTGCCACTTGAGAAGAATGCATCATTACTTAAATTTGTGATGGTATTACACCCTGGAATCTCTGCACAAAATTGTTTCTATTTTGAGGGTCCATAACTGTTAGGAAGACTAAACCGGGTTAATACAAAGATTAAAAGACAATTAGTTGTTATCAATTCAAACTTTCATCCACCATGTCTTTGTATGATTCTGTTTGGTAATTTTCCCTTTTACCTTCTCATTTCTATTCTATAATATTGTGTGATGATCAAAGCTGTTCATTTTTCGAATTATCTTTAAAGAATCATTACTATTTAATCAAAGCAATAAGCTCGTCTATTAATTGATAACAGTAGGGATAAACAATTTACTTGATTGATAATGAGTCTTACAATCACTTGTTCTCTAAGTGTTTGTATAGTGCCAGTATTTGGTCTCATGTGCTTTCTAAGGGTGGTTGTGATCCCCCACCTTTGGATTGGCATGAGTTTATTACTTGGGATGCTAATAATTGGACGAGCAACTCATTAGATGTTACCATTAAGAAGTTGTGCCAAGCTATTGTCTATGCTATCTAGGAGGAACGGAATAACTATAAATTAAGAAATGAGCACCTCCACTCCATTGCTATTTTTTAAACCATTGTGATCTCTATACACGTGCGGTTATGTTATTTGCAAATTCCACTCTCTACTGCAAAAAAATGTGCCTATTTTTCAAGAAAGGTTTcagatttggatgattttttgtagACATAATTTTGAGGGAAGATTTGAAAGCTAAATGTTTTGGATCGTTGAATTACATTACGAATTGGGCCACACAAAAAACATGTGtcaaaagttgtgtaaaaaTAATAATGCCACAGATTCGTCCCTTAACATTATATCATAAGTGCATGACATATCAATCATGTTGTCTAATATCTGAATTGTTAACACTATCTAAACAAGATAAACGTGTATTTTTCGAACACATCGTACAACAATTGCAATTCACCATCTAAAATCATGAGACTACAAATTTACAAGGAGATGAGATTGATGTCTAAGTCTAAAGCAAGAAATACAAAACAAGTACTGGTTCCATATTGTATGAATCTTATCCTGTTAAATTAACAGAAATGGTACCGCGTACTACTCCTTGTCCAGATTACTCTACTCGTCTCTTCACGGTTGTACCGTGGACGTGAAAATGTACTTTGAAATCAGCTTCAGTATTTGATGCCTCTTCCAAATGAAGTAAAacagtaaattgtagcaatagacCTTCAACCTTAATTAAATTGAAGCAATGGTccatcaattaaaaatatattaccattggtcccttaactcatcaaaatgtgtagctatggtcattttcgtcaacttcgtcaaaattttgtcaaaataagttatgttggaaggatcattgctacaattgagatccctcaactcatcaaaacgtgtagctatggttcttttcgtcaacttcgtcataattttgtcaaaatgagttatgttggaatgaccattgctataatttgGTTAAAGTTGAAGAATCATTTCTCTAGTTGGATTAAAATTGATGGACtgatggtaatagatttttagttgacggaccataactgcacgttttgatgagttaagggatcaatagtaataaatttttagttgataaaccattactctaattgagttaaaattaaagAACCATTGCTGCAATTTACTCGaaataaaaacctcaataataCATGACACATGGAAATATAATTGTACCCTTTAATTCAGCTCTTCATGTTAAACCAAAGTACTATGTACCCATATAATATTTCGgaatattttatttgaactcatataacTTCTTTATACACCcaacccaacttaaattttaattgtgaatttttttttacctataATTCTCACCAaatacaagatgaaattaacaataaaaccaaaatttatcaataaacccacatcCCAAATAATCAAATTCTACTATCACGCAATGTTTATCCCACTTTCATCACGCAATTAATCAATATTTATCTTAGCCATTTATTCGCAAGAAATCATCATTATGTGCTGTCTGCACTAAAAATAGCAATAACATCTTTCAGAAAAATCGAAAATCACGAATCGTAAAATTCTTCATAAACTAGACATCCGGAACTTTCCAAACACATAAAGCACAatatccatttcatcttcaggAAGTACAGCTTAATCTTCAAACTTGACAGAAGAATAATTCCAATAGAAGCCAAACGCCTTGGATAAATAACAAACAGAGGAGCCATGACCTTGAATGCCGTGGTGAGGAAAGGAGATGTCAAGTATCCTCTTTGTCCGGTGATGAGACCCCATCGTCGATTTGTAGAAGCATTGATCATACGTTGTGAATAATATTCCACGAGTTCTTATTCTTCAAATTGATGCACCAATATCTACTTTTGCTAATGCAAACTATTTAAGGGAAAGGTAAAAAAATACAAGTTAGATATCGATATATGAAAATAACGTAGTCAGCGAGATAAAGATTTAATCTATGCTCAGAATCTGGTTCACATGATCTCAAAGTGGTACATGAGGAGGACGACAAGATAAAATGGAAGAAACAAGCTTACACTACGTTGTAATAGATATTGGCAGTAAGTGATCAAACTGCAACGGTCACAAACTAAACTTTTACGATATCTGCCATTAAGCTTTAGTACGAGTCtaatactaaaattaaaatcaaattacagTTGTTGGAAGCAACGATACTAGCGGGATCACCATGCTTGAAGACGTCCAGAAAAATGTAGATAGAAAGGGTCTCAAGGTATGATATTATGGTAGACTAGTTCTGTTTGACATAGttcatatttttgtttgatCATGAGCTTATGTTTTATTCTTTATTCTGATCTATCAGTTTGTTATAGCAAACCCTCGAAGTAAGATGATCAAGAAGCTCACGAAGTCTAAGTTCACGAAGAAAGTTAGTACGGAATGGGTGTaaaagataaatatatatattttgaattgggtttatgtgggtagtttaggtagtaaatttgggtttaacAAGATAttaaacttttaattaaaaataatataggtGTAGAGAGTAAGTTGAATGTAAAAAGAGATTATataagttcaaataaaatttcccaaatatTTTTCTTGGATTGTGGTTTGATCATTGAATAAGACTAACTGGAATCTGACGATAGACTTGTTATGCCTCGTCTCTTTGACGCTCAAGTCTCAATTAAGGAACAAATTGACcttatttatttgaaaattattccACAATCTTTGTGACACACAGACGACCCTactcaagaaattttttttttaattaagtctCATTTGATAAGGCGCCTTGAATAACATTAAATCAAGCTTTGAGTATTGCATGCAACTAACTAAAATCCGACTAGACTTGTTGTCAACTACATTGCAATGGTTGGGaattgaaaggaaaatcaagaagaaagatgaacagagagagttttagagagagagagagagatttagaaAGAGAAATACGCTTTTGTATTAATCGATAGAATGAAGGTTACACAACTGTTTTTACAAGAGAAAGTCTAACTACTCTAACCAACTTACTAACTGTATTACTAACTTGTATACTTAATACTTGTCATGTCTTGTTGATACTCAAGTCTTAGCAAGGAACGATTGGACCTTATTTTTTGAAACCTTAATCCAACGTACAAGTCCAGTCCACAATCCCTATTAGTGCAACAAAACATCTACCATGACACTAGTAAATAAGTTATCAACTGGTCACAAATCTGAGAGACAAAGACATGCATGATTTGGAACCCACCCAGACATATAACAGCATATCACACATAACCAAACTAAGTAAACTATATTAATTATTCACATCATGACATTAAAACTTTTTATGCTACATTTTTGGTTGAGAGAAGGAAAGGTTTAAAATCAATGTGTTTGCAAGAgaatgagcatgtttatcaacgtttaagtaataattcaatcatcaactttcatgtatttagtttataaaaatttgtatataaatttagtctctttagcattaccTTTTTTAATGCATTCGAAACATGAGGCCGTACGTCAAATATTATTATACaagtgaagaaatttttttttattttttttaaacatctCTCCTCTTGTATGTAACATATGACGTATGTGTCTGGATTTTAAATACACTTAAAAATTTCTTGTGTTTTGTGGGGTCCAAATTAATAGGGAAGTGGGATGGACGAACGTCACTTAATTAACCATGACGAAATTGGTTAATGCACCAACATCTTACCAGCCCATTTCTCTTTTGGGTTCCCAAAACCCTACACGAAACCTTGGGGCCCCATGTGGCGCTTTCCAATGCTTGACATTTGTTAGCGGCGAGATGTGACGCCGTCAATCAATCTGGTCAAGCTTACGTCAGAGTACACATCTCTGTCGGTTGTACAACGTGAGGGAATTAGATTCTATCAAGACATCTTAATCATTTATCGTGTATAATATgattagaaatcatttaaattttttatttaaaattaaacataaataatttttgacgaaaattaatctcacacaatatacgatgaatgattaaaatataaaaatctcTAGAATTCCCAAAATGGGGATCCGAAGAGCATCCCCTTCCCAAAGTAACAGCCAATGAGGGCTGTCCCGGACTCTATGTCTCATTTGTTTctccattttaattttttgacacGTGTCTCTTACTTGACGCCAACATCTAACACtgttaagttttaataaaactaattaataaataaataaaaactaaaaacccagGCATGGAGAAAGCCATTCGGCTCCTCCGCCTCACCATCGCAAACCTAGCAAAGAGCAAAGtagaaaaattcgaaaatcaaGCTGAAAAAGAAGATGACGACGATGGGTAATGGGTTGGTGAATAAAGAGACCGGCGAGATCGGTGGCCGGAGCCCACACGTTTCTACAATTGGGAGCTAAACGGTCGGTGCTCTTATTTTTTAGTTTGCTTTTTTCCAGATCTGATCGAATCATGATAGCAATGTTATGCAGTTTTCAAGAGAGAGATGCACCTGGGAGAGAAACGGTACGGTGAAAAGTTTAATTGCAAAAACTCTGGGTATCTGGAGTTTTGGGGTGGGTCCCGcgagttttcttatttttttgacttttttataaaaagtaacAGTGTTTTATGGAGTTAAATTGTAAAACACGTGTCATCAAACTAAACAAAGAGACACCAAGAAGACATGGAATCCGGGACAGCAGACTCGCAGCCGCCAATGAGAGCCTTGCTTCTGCATTGAAGTCAAAATGTCAAAGCAAGCAAGCGTTTTGCTTTAAAGCAAGTCTGCTGTTGGACAAAttgaagttttatttatttatttaacaaattatattatttaaaattttttacttCCAGATAAAAATGAATACTATTAAACTGAAGTATTAAGTGAATGAGAAATTGAAGTTGAATCAAAGATTTAATTCTAATCGAAAGTTTTCTAGATCGAAAATtatctttcaaattttcaatattttattttaattaatttcatgaACTCTgaacttttcatattttttgcactacaaaattctaatattttttacTGAATTCGAACAAGATACTAAAGGAATGGCAGCACCACAATCTCTTCAGACACGGTCATCATAAATGGTTAGTGCAACAACATTGGAGGCAGGTTCAAGCTCTTTCtggttatttttttcttcccatgGAACTAGTGAGTGGTGCGGGACTAGTAATCTAGTGAGTGGTGCGGGACTAGTAATCACATTCAATTAGGGGTGCAAGTTGAATTGGAAAATCAAATACAAATCGGAATTTTCGTTTCAAGTCTAAGTATTTCTGAATCCAAAATGTCAATTCGAATTTCTCAAACTTAGTACTACAGAAAAAAGCCATGCATAATTTTATTGTTAGATTTTATTTCGtattttgtatatttaatcatactattatatattaaataaggaGTATAACCATACGTATTATTTTATATTGTCATACACACACATAACAACCTACAAATACGTCATACATACTATTAAAAATGAAGAGTGTGATTTTATGTCATACACATGTAACGGCCTACAAATATAGTAAaaattcagaaaagaaaaaaaatttgaatggtGGATACATaaaagtttcaaattttcaaatcttacAAAATGTAGGAGCTTAGAATTATGTTCtaaaaactttgagacaaaACTGATTTTAAAATTTACGTTAAATTCTGGTAATTCAAAATTCTGAAATGAGAACTAATATTTGATTTCGAATTTTTTTTAGATTGGCATTAGAATGCTTGTTTCCAATCTGATCCGATCGAAAATCACTTCTACATGCAATCCAATGTTGTTAATCCGCATAGAAAAACTCATTTTTGTTTACTTAGATGTTGAAGAATGAAGTCAATCATTGCGGGTGTAGAGTTCAAGCTCAAAAATTCAAtgtagggtaaattacattttcatacctgaggtctatttcaattccttacaatatctttaaaacatttcagttTCATACCTtatgtactattttatttcaaaataatacctccgttacattttccatccattgatctgttaaatgctgatatggctgccacatatatgccatgtggctgccaaatgtctgccacgtggcaaataaattttttttttttaaaacctgaattttctcaaaaaaagaaaaaaaaattgaaaaagaccCCATCCCATCTCCCCGCAACCACCCCCCACAAACCCATAACCCTTTCTCCCCACCCACACCTGCCCAGCTCGTCTTCTCCCTTCCTCCCGGCGACCCACCTGAGCCAAAACCCCGACCCTTCTTCCGCCCGCACCCCCCACGGCGTGACCCACCTCGACatctcccccctcccccccgcTACCTCACCCTGCTTCCTCCCCCCTTCCCCTCGCGACCTCACCCTTCTTCCCCCCTCCCCGAGAGACCTCGCCCAGCTTCCCCCCCTGCGCCCCCGGCGACCTAACTCCCTGCGTTCGACCTCGACCCGAACCCAAATCCCAACCCGGGCGACCCACTTCGCCCAGAACCCAACCCCCACCTTCTTCTCATATGCAACATTCACCCCCTTCTCTTTCCCCCATCTGTGCCCTGCTCGTTGGCAAGTCGGTCAGCTCCGACAACGAGGTATGCATTTAATTTTGtccttcaaattttgaatttttttggtgcTTGGTTGATGGTGGTCTGGATGGAGTTAGGTTTGCTAAGGGTGGGTTGGGTTGCAGATGAGAGAAGGGAGGGTGGGGGTGAAGAAGAGAAAGGGCTCGGGGAATGTAGGGGTTTGCTGGGTTTCTtgatgggaggggaggtgaagagagtggaggagagggaggggagggaggggagggggaggggatgGAGGGTTTAAGGTTTCTAGGTTTGTTTGCGGGggtgggtttcaattttttttttcttttttggattcaggtggttttttttaattaaaaaattattatttttgccacgTTGACAGCCGCGTCAGCACATAatggatcaatggatgaaaaatgtaacggaggtattattttgaaataaaatagtacttaaggtatgaaattgaaatgttttgaaaatattgtaaggaattgaaatagacctcaaacctgagatatgaaagtgtaatttacccttcaaTTTATTTTGGAGTTTGAAATTTTAGGATACACTTCAATTCtagaaaattttggattttgagaACTTCAAATGTCAAATTTGAATATTCCAACGATACAAACATTTGGGGTTAGAATCACGGTATTTCTAATGTATCTTGCACCTTAAGTCATATAAGTTGGTCACAATTTGATATGTGCACAAAAGTACTTACTCTGCTTTTTTAATAAGTTATGTATGAATATTGGGCAAATTAgataaaactaccttaactattgggtcattaacagtttcataatcgtctttaaaaagtttcaacgtcataccttatcttcaaatttgttgcaatgtcataccttccgtcagttaTCTATCAATTCttttgttaaatgctgacgtggtaTGAGGCGGGgtccactttttattaaaaatattaattaaatattaactaaatatataataaaaaataaaaataaaccaaacccagatcccatcAACCCCCCCATCCCCTTTCTTATCTTCCCCATCCGTTGTCCCCCACACccctcccccaaaaaaaaac
Coding sequences:
- the LOC137713870 gene encoding protein BRANCHLESS TRICHOME-like, whose product is MFMMMGTSTTTTPSPENIRNIETTTSTFPTWKLYENPSYNSQKLHQNPLPRQQNQQQQCRNFSNKQQEVHHCLHLPISARKLAASFWDLTSFKPAMESEMDYTRAQITEMKAKLKYERKARKKVESSNKMLAKELGEERRLREAIERVCEELAREISFGKSEIIRNRKEIEEERKMLRMVEMLREERLQMKLTEARLLFEEKVLELEGCKQMLSAAENSHFKIKHKSEDANVASFNNSSEKSGAFSGDRNNDSVSSFSTATSREVLLGEKAAFSENSGGFSSMAVQKRSSPEPENPHIKRGIKGFVEFPRVVRAIGSKSRHWGTKLECQKAQLRILMKQKSPIRSNSFIIS